The proteins below are encoded in one region of Drosophila santomea strain STO CAGO 1482 chromosome 3R, Prin_Dsan_1.1, whole genome shotgun sequence:
- the LOC120454020 gene encoding LOW QUALITY PROTEIN: protein artichoke (The sequence of the model RefSeq protein was modified relative to this genomic sequence to represent the inferred CDS: inserted 3 bases in 2 codons; substituted 2 bases at 2 genomic stop codons), with protein sequence MHLIFIVLLSSVSAIKFPDXEDFCNDSYCHILGRSRKYSNKKATKLTEFHMDICDKEVLQLMPNLRTLELENCDRPDFTINDLYPLPYLTSLQLRRSNLLQLHDEHFSKWPEMQVLVLGGNNITTLFDECFKGLPXLWMLSLPGNGIRRWPWGVFDTLPELLHLDLSGNRIENLPENIFSGLPXNGNPLIWISPTSLIPLSNLRLLDLRCCGPLPDLSLPGAHTLILDNSGVQRLDILGSVHKLQARNNNLTEIRLPNKSSVIELDLHNNLLTASDMPKLLIGMWRLQRLDLSKNLIGMYAAAGSDNSSELFMLPNLMYLNLSENRLSRLHFDSPIPWERLTHSAVSYNRIYAPASIGINEAFNLHSLHLEGNFISYLTLSSCKPHPPLKELALYDNRFQPEGYKNTTKFFKEMGINVLEKTEYNHSNNASPPTCKPCIPDVNEFPVGDDTNQKCDTDTKANPLSNDTYREWNVWNVLMLVFLIISVALNAFLIVQLIRSRXRSTSVPATMDMHSIDSDDLIL encoded by the exons ATGCATCTAATATTCATCGTCCTGCTTTCAAGTGTCTCCGCCATTAAGTTCCCCGA GGAGGACTTTTGCAATGATTCGTATTGCCATATACTCGGCAGGAGCCGGAAGTATTCCAATAAGAAGGCCACCAAACTAACCGAGTTCCACATGGACATTTGCGATAAGGAGGTGCTCCAACTTATGCCTAATCTGCGCACCCTGGAGCTGGAGAACTGCGACCGTCCGGACTTCACCATCAATGACTTGTATCCACTGCCGTACCTAACCAGCCTTCAATTGCGACGTAGCAACCTGTTGCAGCTGCACGACGAACACTTTTCCAAGTGGCCAGAGATGCAGGTCCTTGTGCTGGGTGGGAACAATATTACGACACTATTCGATGAATGCTTTAAAGGATTACCTTAGCTCTGGATGCTGTCGCTGCCGGGCAATGGAATTCGACGGTGGCCATGGGGTGTATTTGACACCCTACCAGAACTTCTGCATCTCGACCTAAGTGGCAATAGAATCGAAAATCTCCCTGAAAACATTTTCTCTGGCCTTC CCAATGGGAATCCATTGATATGGATATCGCCTACATCCCTTATACCTCTAAGCAACCTACGTCTTTTGGACCTTAGATGCTGTGGACCGCTGCCGGATCTTTCATTGCCCGGTGCACATACCCTGATCCTCGACAACAGCGGAGTGCAGCGCCTGGACATTTTGGGCAGTGTCCATAAGCTACAGGCGAGGAACAACAATTTAACCGAGATCAGATTACCCAACAAAAGCTCTGTTATTGAACTGGATTTGCATAACAATTTACTGACCGCATCCGATATGCCCAAACTTCTAATCGGTATGTGGAGACTGCAACGACTGGATCTATCCAAGAATCTCATAGGGATGTACGCCGCGGCAGGAAGCGACAATTCAAGCGAGCTCTTCATGCTGCCCAATCTTATGTATTTGAACCTCTCGGAAAACCGCCTGTCGCGTCTACACTTCGATTCGCCAATCCCATGGGAAAGGCTTACTCATTCGGCCGTTTCGTACAATAGAATATATGCGCCCGCAAGTATCGGCATCAACGAGGCTTTCAATCTTCATAGTCTGCATTTAGAGGGAAATTTTATTAGCTATTTAACTCTATCATCGTGCAAGCCGCATCCACCTCTAAAAGAGTTGGCTCTGTACGACAACAGATTCCAGCCTGAGGGCTATAAAAATACTACAAAGTTCTTCAAAGAAATGGGAATTAACGTCTTAGAGAAAACTGAATACAATCACTCAAACAACGCGTCTCCTCCAACTTGTAAGCCTTGTATACCAGATGTCAACGAATTTCCTGTAGGCGACGACACCAACCAAAAGTGCGACACAGATACCAAAGCTAATCCTTTAAGCAACGACACTTATCGAGAATGGAACGTATGGAATGTACTGATGCTGGTGTTCCTGATTATTTCCGTGGCCCTCAACGCATTTTTAATCGTGCAACTCATTCGTTCAAGATGAAGATCAACATCGGTACCTGCCACAATGGACATGCATTCAATCGACTCTGATGATCTGATACTGTAA
- the LOC120453373 gene encoding insulin-like growth factor-binding protein complex acid labile subunit: MHLYIYLLLGFCGLAVGDVPSVYDATGRLNLSASCPDSFCSLSDRSVAYSAIPALQIRELHLRNCSRHSITWLVLNLTPGLRTLVIRNCATYHISTESLRPVANLTSLQMQGTSLGVLRDRIFTAVPRLEILQLSQNFLHTVHIGAFKGLSRLRLLGLQGNGMPEILASTFDPLVELVHLDLSRNQLTTLPQNIFAKNKKLQTLLLNGNPLRALQPDVLSSLPNLRVLDLGHVGELDVMTLDLPHVQSLVLEGSSLSSLVINGGFIKLQAGNNELNHLQVGNKSAVIEMDLHGNLLDGNNTDALLRGMWNLQRLDLSKNVIEALPLYGSGLDASGSQELFILPSLKYLNLANNRLVRLPPESPILSAHLNSLDLSHNLMLTLDVEILRSLAVLKALFVEGNRLNTFDYQKLHEEHQDLTELGLHDNPWSPGLYRKMFLYLTDRGVRLQARPQNRVPNNSSRVDIDWPPNESQAEAQQRDPPGVTGIHPYWTLRDILAFVTLLVVMLILLMNLYHILEEEGCLHRFRHWRRSRIHGQSTSTSRNSARRLNEQDSEHSSSE; the protein is encoded by the exons ATGCATCTTTACATATATCTTTTGCTCGGTTTTTGCGGCTTGGCGGTGGGCGATGTTCCTTCCGTTTACGATGCCACCGGGCGCCTGAATCTCAGTGCCAGTTGCCCGGATTCCTTCTGCAGCTTGAGTGATCGGTCGGTGGCCTACTCCGCGATTCCGGCTCTACAGATCCGGGAATTGCACTTGAGGAACTGCAGCCGCCATTCGATCACGTGGCTGGTTTTGAACCTAACGCCGGGTCTCCGGACATTGGTCATACGCAACTGTGCCACCTACCACATCAGCACGGAGAGTCTGAGGCCAGTGGCCAATCTCACCTCGCTGCAGATGCAGGGCACGAGTCTTGGTGTCCTCCGGGATCGGATCTTCACCGCAGTGCCGCGTTTGGAGATCCTGCAACTAAGTCAAAACTTCTTACACACAGTGCACATAGGCGCCTTCAAAGGTTTATCCAGACTGAGATTGCTGGGCCTGCAGGGGAATGGGATGCCTGAAATCCTGGCCAGCACCTTCGATCCTCTGGTGGAGCTGGTGCATCTGGACTTAAGCAGGAATCAGCTGACAACTCTGCCACAGAATATCTTTGCTAAAAACAAGAAGCTACAAACCCTGCTGCTCAATGGCAACCCGTTGAGAGCCCTACAACCAGATGTACTCAGCTCATTGCCCAATCTTCGAGTGCTCGACTTGGGACATGTTGGTGAATTGGATGTCATGACGCTGGACCTACCCCATGTGCAGAGCTTGGTTCTGGAGGGGAGTAGTCTTAGCAGTTTAGTCATCAACGGAGGCTTTATCAAACTGCAGGCGGGAAACAATGAGCTGAATCATCTGCAAGTGGGAAACAAGAGCGCTGTCATTGAGATGGATCTGCATGGAAATTTGCTAGATGGAAACAATACGGACGCTCTTCTCAGAGGAATGTGGAATCTACAAAGACTGGATCTGTCCAAAAATGTAATCGAAGCATTGCCGTTATATGGAAGCGGATTGGATGCTTCCGGCTCCCAGGAGCTGTTCATTTTGCCCAGTTTAAAGTACCTGAATTTGGCGAACAATCGGCTGGTTCGCTTGCCTCCGGAGTCGCCAATCCTCTCAGCGCATCTGAACTCTTTGGATTTGTCCCACAATCTGATGCTCACCCTCGACGTGGAGATACTGAGAAGTCTGGCGGTTCTGAAAGCTTTGTTCGTGGAGGGCAACCGCCTGAATACCTTCGACTACCAGAAGCTTCACGAGGAGCACCAAGATCTCACAGAACTGGGGCTCCATGACAACCCCTGGTCACCCGGCTTATACCGCAAGATGTTTCTTTACCTCACCGATCGAGGAGTTCGTCTGCAGGCGAGGCCCCAAAACCGTGTCCCGAACAACAGTAGCCGTGTGGATATCGATTGGCCCCCGAATGAAAGCCAGGCGGAGGCTCAGCAACGGGATCCACCGGGAGTGACTGGCATACACCCCTACTGGACTCTTAGGGATATCCTTGCTTTTGTTACGCTTCTGGTGGTGATGCTCATTCTGCTAATGAATCTGTACCACATCCTGGAGGAAGAGGGCTGCCTGCACAGGTTTCGCCATTGGAGGAGGTCCCGCATCCATGGGCAAAGCACCTCAACGTCCAGGAACAGTGCTCGACGCCTCAACGAGCAGGACTCCGAA CACAGCTCCAGTGAATAG
- the LOC120454195 gene encoding DNA polymerase iota: MDFASVLGKSEAHQRTIIHLDMDYFYAQVEEIRDPTLRSKALGIQQKNIVVTCNYVARAKGVTKLMLIAEAQRICPDLVLVNGEDLTPYRQMSQRIFDLLLNYTPLVEKLGFDENFMDVTALVELRQAHVAEAQTKPPVGHTYPADGTPLSNCDCGCAQRLAIGTRIAQEIREELKLRLGITCCAGIAYNKLLAKLVGSSHKPNQQTVLVSTYAEQFMRELGDLKRVTGIGQKTQCLLLEAGMSSVEQLQQCDMDVMRKKFGFETATRLRDLAFGRDTSSVRPTGKPKTIGMEDACKPISVRTDVEERFRMLLKRLVEQVAEDGRVPIAIKVVLRKFDSQKKTSHRETKQANILPSLFKTSVCPGETGVSKVQLADGAQEKLLKIVMRLFERIVDMSKPFNITLLGLAFSKFQERKVGSSSIANFLIKKADLEVQSITSLTNTSLTSPTAESPTSDECAFRSSPTTFKPSDQFYRRRATTASPVPMLLDNGSESAATNSDFSDFSETEVEPSPKKSRIGRLLVSKRSRLAADVGDSAAEVASPSKLRVCDLRLNSRDSEKDFPMSTTPSTSSSAPAPRFRTVQPPNTLLQRIDGSLRFVTTRTASRLSSNASSTTSSPLPSPMDDSVAMSAPSTPTLSFPSSTTTAAATNTSSTATCDALTNIACPAGVDAEVFKELPVELQTELIASWRSSLVAAVEQTNGTGATTSAAIASGAPATATTSSGQKNTLYRYFLRNK; the protein is encoded by the exons ATGGACTTCGCTAGCGTGCTCGGTAAAAGCGAGGCGCATCAGCGCACCATTATCCACCTGGACATGGACTACTTCTACGCTCAGGTGGAGGAGATTCGGGATCCAACGCTGCGATCAAAGGCTCTGGGGATTCAGCAGAAGAACATCGTGGTCACCTGCAACTATGTGGCGCGGGCCAAAGGGGTGACGAAATTGATGCTCATCGCCGAGGCACAGCGCATCTGTCCCGATTTGGTTTTGGTCAATGGAGAGGACCTCACCCCGTATCGGCAGATGTCGCAAAGAATCTTTGACCTTCTGCTCAACTACACTCCCCTAGTGGAGAAGCTTGGTTTCGATGAGAACTTCATGGATGTGACTGCACTGGTAGAACTGCGACAGGCTCACGTAGCTGAGGCCCAGACTAAACCACCGGTGGGTCACACGTATCCGGCGGATGGCACTCCCTTGTCAAATTGCGATTGCGGCTGTGCCCAGCGGCTGGCCATCGGCACTCGGATTGCCCAGGAAATCAGAGAGGAACTCAAACTCCGGCTGGGAATTACCTGCTGCGCTGGAATCGCCTATAATAAGCTACTGGCCAAGCTGGTCGGCAGTAGTCATAAACCTAATCAGCAGACCGTTCTGGTTTCCACCTATGCAGAGCAGTTTATGCGGGAACTGGGCGACCTAAAGCGAGTCACTGGGATTGGCCAGAAGACGCAGTGCCTTCTCCTGGAGGCGGGTATGTCATCCgttgagcagctgcagcagtgCGACATGGACGTAATGCGGAAGAAATTCGGATTTGAAACTGCCACCCGACTGCGAGATCTGGCCTTTGGCCGTGACACGAGCTCAGTCCGTCCTACCGGGAAACCCAAGACCATTGGAATGGAAGATGCCTGTAAACCAATATCCGTACGAACCGATGTGGAAGAAAGGTTTCGCATGCTGCTCAAACGGCTGGTGGAGCAA GTTGCAGAGGATGGCCGCGTACCCATTGCCATCAAGGTGGTGCTACGTAAGTTCGATTCCCAGAAGAAGACCAGCCACCGTGAGACCAAACAGGCAAACATTCTACCCTCCCTCTTTAAAACCTCCGTGTGTCCAGGAGAAACAGGAGTAAGCAAGGTACAACTGGCAGACGGAGCCCAGGAAAAACTTCTCAAGATTGTGATGCGACTTTTTGAGCGAATAGTTGATATGAGCAAGCCCTTTAACATTACTCTACTGGGCCTGGCATTTTCCAAGTTCCAGGAGCGCAAGGTTGGCTCCTCATCAATTGCTAATTTTCTGATCAAGAAGGCGGATCTGGAGGTTCAGTCTATTACCTCACTCACAAATACAAGTCTCACAAGTCCCACAGCGGAGAGTCCCACATCAGACGAATGCGCCTTCCGCTCCTCGCCAACAACATTCAAACCAAGCGATCAGTTCTATAGGAGAAGAGCCACAACTGCATCGCCAGTGCCCATGCTGCTTGATAATGGTTCCGAATCAGCGGCCACCAATTCGGATTTCAGCGACTTCTCTGAGACTGAAGTGGAACCGTCGCCGAAAAAGAGTCGCATTGGCCGATTGTTAGTATCTAAGCGCAGCCGCTTGGCGGCGGATGTGGGAGATTCCGCCGCCGAAGTAGCTTCGCCCAGCAAACTGCGCGTCTGTGATCTGCGTCTGAACTCGCGTGATAGCGAGAAGGACTTCCCCATGAGCACCACGCCGTCTACCTCTTCGTCCGCGCCTGCTCCTCGTTTCCGAACCGTCCAGCCACCAAACACTTTGCTGCAACGGATTGACGGCAGTTTACGCTTTGTAACGACACGCACTGCCAGTCGCTTGAGCTCAAATGCGAGTTCTACGACCTCCTCTCCGCTTCCTTCTCCAATGGACGACTCCGTGGCAATGAGCGCACCTAGCACACCAACCTTGTCGTTTCCCTCATCCACCACGACTGCGGCGGCCACCAACACGAGTAGTACGGCAACGTGTGATGCCCTAACGAATATAGCTTGTCCAGCAGGTGTGGATGCCGAGGTGTTCAAAGAGCTGCCCGTGGAGTTGCAGACCGAGTTGATCGCATCGTGGCGCAGCTCCCTGGTGGCGGCTGTAGAGCAAACGAATGGGACCGGCGCCACTACAAGCGCAGCTATTGCCAGTGGAGCCCCAGCA